TGTCTATAACAGCTTTTTTTTTTGTACAACTAGAAAGACACTAATGCTTTTTAATATACTTTTCCAAAATTATTCGAAATATTATTGTTCACACTAACATTTCACCTTTTCCATCTCTCCCACCTCTTTAGCCGTAACCCTCTCTATATATACCTGAATTCCCCGAAATGTTAAGTTCGTGCCATCAGCTTTTATATTAGGAGAAACCACTTACAAATCTAAGTGCGACTTCTCTTCTTCCTCCTCCTAAAAACCTAAAACAGTTTATTTAAACAAAAAAAAAAAGAAACAAGAAAAGCATGCCTCTCTTCGACACTCACAACACATGGGCCTTTGTCTTTGGTTTGATGGGTATGATACTAACGCTTGTGTTGATTTCCTATAGATATTTTATCGACGAGTGTAGTTATAGAGATGTAGTTATATATCTATTAATACCATATATTTTATTATATTCGTTTATAATTTCCAGGGAATGTCATCTCCTTCGCTGTGTTCCTCTCTCCTGTGTAAGTTCTATATTGACATCTTACTTCAATGTCTTAAATATTGTTATGTATATTTAGTACGTTAATACATATGTCTACGTACATCTATATATATATATATATATATATATTTATTTTTATTTTTTTTTAATTATAATAATATTGAGATCCTATATATGAAATGGTTGCAGACCAACGTTCTATAGGGTTTGGAAGAAGAAGACAACAGAAGGGTTTCAGTCTCTTCCTTACGCTGTGGCTCTCTTCAGCGCGACACTTTGGCTTTACTACGCAACGCAGAAGAAAGATGTTTTCCTCCTCGTCACCATCAACTCTTTTGGATGCTTCATAGAAACTATTTACATCTCTGTCTTCCTTGCATACGCACCCAAGAAAGCCCGGGTACATAAACACCCTCAAATTCATATATGAAAAGAATATATCTTTAAATCAAGTCATCAATCCGCTAATTAAAACACTCCTTTATGGACGCAGATGTTGACAGTGAAGTTGCTTCTTCTGATGAACTTTGGAGGATTCTGTCTGATTCTCCTTCTATGCCAATTCTTAGCAAAAGGAACCACACGTGCCAAGATCATCGGAGGAATCTGTGTCGGATTCTCTGTTTGTGTTTTCGCTGCTCCTCTAAGCATAATCGTAAGCACTTCGAAAGCTTACTAAATATATACTCCCTCTAGATACAAATGTTTGATGTTTTGACTACTTCATATATTAAAAACAATAAGTATATTATTCTGTTTATCACATTTTGGTTTTACCAATAAAATGTTATCACCCATATTTCAATATTTTATTTGATGTATTTGTTAGACGAATGCATTAACTATACTCTATAAAACAATCTTTCAAATAGAATAACAAAATTTAAAGCATAAATCCTATGTATACGGAGGGAGTATAAAAAAAGTGGCTAATTAATATTAGTTTCAATTATTAACATATTTTATGATTTAAATCACAGAGGACAGTAATAAAGACAAGGAGTGTAGAGTACATGCCCTTTAGCTTGTCCTTAACCCTCACAATCAGTGCTGTCGTATGGCTCCTTTATGGTCTTGCTCTCAAGGACATCTATGTTGCTGTAAGCCATTTTTTATCTGTCTATATATATGCTTACATACATACATATATATACAAGTATCGTTGTCCAAAAAAAAAATATACAAGTATATGATACTGCACGTAGACATGTTTTGTGTAGATGATCCATATGTACGGTCAAGACACGCGTAAACACGTACTCAGTTTCGAAACCTTGATTTGAACTTTTTGTTATAAGAAAGTGAATATACATTAACATGTTTTTACATTATATTATTATGCCTTTCACCATATCATAATCCTAATTTTATCATTATGATATGAAATCCCTTTTTCAAAAAAAAAAAAAAAAAAATTATCATTATGATAAAGTATACTAAATGAAAGTGGGTGCTTTTGTTTCTTGTGTACCTGAGACTTTGAGTTCTAATCATAGATTCATAGATAAAAAAAAGTGATACGAATTTACAAAAAAAACAATAAAAGAAAAAAGGACAATACCAAACCAAAGGGTTTTGCTCTCTTTAATTGTGTTTTTGGTATTGTCCTTTACAATGAGAAATTATAAACATACTGTATTATAAAGAGACGCTTTATGTTCCAATGAAACATTAAAGAATTTACCTTTTGCAAAAGAAGTTCAATATATATTGGAGTCTTTTATCTTTATTGTTACATAGAAATTATATTTTGTACGTAACTTCTATCGGTGCCGCACAAGTTTGCTGTAAACTTTACACCCAAAAAAAAAAAGTTTGCTGTAAGCTTTACTTTTGTCATAAGTTTTTTTTTACGTACTATATTTTTTTTTGTTTTTGGTAAAAATTAACGTACTGTATTCATAAGCTAGAAAGTGGAAAATGGAGTGTATTAAATAATTATCATGCTATTGCCTCTAAAAAAAAATTGTTTGCAGTTCCCTAATGTGCTTGGTTTTGCTCTCGGTGCACTCCAAATGATACTCTACGTGGTCTACAAATACTGTAAAACGCCGCCGCATCTAGGAGAGAAAGAAGTGGAAGCCGCTAAGTTGGCGCCTGAGGTGAGCCTCGATATCCTGAAGCTAGGCACAGTGTCATCCCCTGAGGTTCGTCAAGCGAACAAGTGTACTTGCGGAAATGATCGGAGGCCTGAGGTTGAAGATGGACAAAACGCTAAAAACGGCAAGCAGTCCTCTTCCGCATCAGCTACATGAAAGTAAACAACCTTGTTGACTGCAATGCATTTTCACTTCTACCCCAACTTCATATACCAACCACCATAGCTGTCGTACTTTTCTGAAGTTTTTTATCAAGTGTGCCAAGTAGAGTATTAATTATCCGGATTAGTATATATGCATTTTCGGATGTTATATATGTTTTTCTAGAATTAAGTTCTCCACTTCTTTATAAATTTTATGTAATTACCTATTGGGGAAATGTATATTTCCTATTTTCACATTTAAAAAACTATCAAATTTATCTATCTTGATTTTCTTCTTTAATTTTTGTTATTAGTTCATTATACACGTTGGCTGATTGTTTCAAGTTTAAATCATTACTAGAGCTTGATCTGCGCTCCCGCACGGGTTTTGATTTTTTTTAAAAATAAATCCTGCACGGGTTTTGATTTTTTTTTAAAATAAATTGTTATTTTTTTATGTCACTATTATATAATCCTATTATATATATGTGTCATCAATCATCATACAATTACTTATATTTTATACATGTCATCATATATTTAATTATCATTTAATTAATCGTATTTTATATGTACCATCATATAATTAATCACATATTAATATATTATTATATTTAGAAAACATGTTGTGTAATATAAAACCAACAATTTAATTTTTTGATTTATATTTAGTGATTTAATAGAAAAATGAGTTAATAATCGCATATATTTCTACTTAATATTTCATGTTGTGCGACACAAGTTAAGGTAAGTTTTTGACTTGATAAGTAATTTACTACAGTATAATTTCTTAGAATTAGTGTGAAGTTGATTGGTATATTAAATATTTGGAATCGTAAACTGGTTTTTATTGTTTAGGATTAGATAAATTCAGCTAGCATATACAATATATAGATTAAAATGGATATAGATATGAGTCGTATTTTAGTCAATATATACTGTCTGTCTCTATTTCGGTATATTTTTTTATTTCAATATTTACTATATATGAAAAGGAATCATATTGTAAATGATTGAATTATTATTATTTTTTAAAAACAAATAGTCTGAGTATATTAAAAACACAACATAATACTAAATACCAAAAACAAAAAGAGAAATTGGGTGAGATAACACCAAAAAAAAATCATAATTCACTATCTAACTAAAATCCCACCCTCTCTCCTCTTTTCTCTTCATATTTCTCTCTATCTTTTCTCTGCAAAACTAATTTCTCTTTTTTCTTAGCTATTTCGTAAATAAGTTCAAATAAAAACACCAGCAAATCAAACAAATAATGAAATAATTTCTAAGAACTAATCAACTTTAGTCTTCTCCAACTTCACTATCTTGGTGCACAACTTTTTAGAAACAGAGGTGATGTTTTTCAGATTGGCATCTTTTTCTCTGCCTCTGAAAAAAGGGTTGAATATCCTTCAGATGAATTCTGAAAGTTTGGCTTTAACATCGAAATCTAGTAACAATACATACAGACATAAAATATTACAATTAGTATATACAAATGACAATGCCTATCTATAATGAAAACTCATATACTAAGTCAAGATGTTGACCAACAAAAATAGTAAAGACAACAAACCTGGCCACCGGAATGAGTGGAGGAAGTGGTCTCAAGTTGAGAAACCAGTTCAGTTCGAGACTCAACTTTACTAAGATTATCATCAGTCCATACTTTAGAAACAAAGAAAGTTTTTGATCCATTAGTTACCAATAATAGTTAATTTGCAATATCACACACCCTACGGAAGGTCCTAGCAGTCTTAGCTAAAAAATCAGAAAACTGATTGCGCACTCGTGGCACATAGGTGATTTTGAATTCCGGAAAACAAATCTGCAGCGTCTCTATCTTCTCCATTTTTGTCGCGAAGCTTGGCCACTCCTGGGATTCCCTTATCATTGCAATCAGCTCCTTGCAATCTGTTCCAAAGCTCTTGCATGGCGAGTGTTGCAGCATATTCTCCATCGCCCATTGCAGTGCTTCTACCTCCGAATGCAATGCTGATTCATATCGAGTTCCCATAAGTTGTATGTTCTCCCCACTATCCATCCAGACTCATCCACATCCACTAAATCGATCGAAGCTGTCCAAGATCTATCTAACAGGCAAATATTATCCAAGCTTAAGACTTGGTTTTCATCATTATTGATGGCCTGTACTACTGGTGGTATCATCTCATTTGCATTAAACCATGCTTGACACTCACTTTCTGCATATCGAACTAGTTCCAAAGTGTCTCTGTCTATTCCCCTAAGAAGTTTATCATTACGAGGCTTCCAAATATACCATATTATCCAGGGATAAGGATCTCTGTCTTGGTCTGGTTCTAAGATATCATTCTTCCTCCAGAATAGATAGTCCATGTTTGTGTAGACGCTTGACACTGGAAATGTACCTGGGCTTGTAGGAGTTGCTGATAAGGACCATACCTGGAGAGCTGGAGGGCATTCAAATATTGCATGAGTTACAGATTCTTCTATTTCTCCACACCTTGGGCAATAATTATCGCACCTCATATCCGCCTTACTAGATTCATCGTTACTGCCACCTAACCCGTTATCAATTGCCATATAAGATGGCACATCTTCCTTGGCGCTTTCAACTTCCAAGCAAAGGCTTGAAGTTTAGTGATACTTGGTTCCAGTATTTCCTTTTCCTCTTCTGGCTTCAACAGATTTTGAGCAACCCAGTATCCAGATTTAACTGTGTATTGGCCATTCCTCGTGTAGTTCCAGCAGAAAGTATCACGGCGATGAGTAGAGCTTATGGCCATACTTCGTATGAGTGGTATGTCATCGGGATGGACATAATCCTCTAGTAGCCCTACGTCCCATTCCTTCGATTCCTGATTAATGAGGTCACTAACTCTCATATTCGGGTGCATCACAGGCGCTACAAGTGTAGTTGGTCTAGCAGGTGTCGTTGGAATCCACGGATCCTCCCACACCTTGACTTCACAACCAGAATGAATCTTCTGTCTGATCCCCAGAAGCAAAAGCTTCCTTGCGGCGAAAATGCTTGTCCACACATATGATGGACTACTTGCAGAGGTTGCTCTTAATGGCGAGGTCATTCTATAATATCTGCCCCTCAAGACTCGGGCAACCAGTGAATCAGGATACTGAACCAATCTCCATTATTGCTTTGCCAATAGTGCTAGATTAAACTCATGAATCAAACGGAAGCCAATCCCGCCCTCTTCTTTTGGTAGACAAACATTTTCCCATTTCGCCCAGTATATTCCTCGTTTTGGTGGAGTCGAACTCCACCAAAATTGTGCAATGGCACTAGCGAGGTTTTCACAAATCTCCAATGGAAGCAGAAACGTCGACATAACGTATATCAGAAGGGCGAATAAAATGGATTTGATCATTACCTCCTTCCTCCCTTTTAAGAGCCGTTCGTATGAACCGTTCCAGAGTTCATCAGCATTGTTATAAATAATAGTTTTGGCAACCGAGTCTAGCAACATCAAATTGCATGAGTTACTGTCTTCTTTTACAAACAAATAAAGCTTGTACCTGATCGTAAGAAAGGTGTATATATATATATATATATATATGGGCTTATTCTTGGATTTCCTCTCTAGGTTCACCGATCAATAGAATTTTATTATTTCATATTTGATATCTTTTAAAAAAGAAAAAAAATATTGTCAAGTTAGATTATATTTTTAAAATAAAAAAAATAAAAAAGTAAATAAATTAAAAATAGTAGTAGTTATATATCCGTAAACATCAGTGTTCTCGTTATATACCAAAATGTTTAGATAGTATATGAATTAAAAATATGTAATTAGTTGATATGTAATCAGTAGATACGTCATTCAAAAAAAAAA
The DNA window shown above is from Brassica oleracea var. oleracea cultivar TO1000 chromosome C3, BOL, whole genome shotgun sequence and carries:
- the LOC106328149 gene encoding bidirectional sugar transporter SWEET11-like, which translates into the protein MPLFDTHNTWAFVFGLMGNVISFAVFLSPVPTFYRVWKKKTTEGFQSLPYAVALFSATLWLYYATQKKDVFLLVTINSFGCFIETIYISVFLAYAPKKARMLTVKLLLLMNFGGFCLILLLCQFLAKGTTRAKIIGGICVGFSVCVFAAPLSIIRTVIKTRSVEYMPFSLSLTLTISAVVWLLYGLALKDIYVAFPNVLGFALGALQMILYVVYKYCKTPPHLGEKEVEAAKLAPEVSLDILKLGTVSSPEVRQANKCTCGNDRRPEVEDGQNAKNGKQSSSASAT